The Mycoplasmopsis gallinacea genome includes a window with the following:
- a CDS encoding S8 family serine peptidase translates to MKKKWKFGFLSSIFSLALAPIAISASPSPSIQVNEKEDSVAPFLNDLDSRDKILVLELKYEIPNFENFNQYSLFVKEKNNFYLKEIQKLNLSGISLEINPIFPEIWVNFSSEKEYQNIDFYYQKLKNLFFIKNTKVPYKNLLKKNWIPDYLFDTHIEWVKKYRTDNNYFSEQLKMVKDLEFPYFEENVYKMHKMEMEVDDFGFEFPYYRQKPKPKTIETKPADFKEKPNFKIGVLEVNNVFYRKDFSSDKTDEFKITTTNYFKPSEDSYFNKYIKTRNWFSDNEEKRQQFDFSENKNITHSANVTSIIKNTLSTYSNVELVYANFGGFVEDENSYFIRTLRGDNNITNKEWSFSGSSYKEWFKSMEYLLNNDVKIINHSYSSNRNSFDFYSGQEEFLDYIAYNFGVVNVFSSNNNASYESTIATGEFFDNNYKNSANSLFIGSINKNSVWSSFSGYKNNYKLPHQLAPIVLAPGENYNFSFLKNNSQKNGSGTSYSAPLVASLLGKLFSENSKLFNDKNISKLFSLIALSADKLNNLGFDKEGFGLFNFAKMYELSDKVIDLKNLERISNKNVTDKIFVGNDKKIRFSLAFLKTVGVNKNKFEYVYDWRKNYENEYLQYVNEFKIPRIYIEKLVNGKWIKIKDVNFAVSEYVKLDDISINENGYIRFVFENMDSQAKGSLVYESVDKGV, encoded by the coding sequence ATGAAAAAGAAATGAAAATTTGGCTTTTTGTCATCTATTTTTAGTTTAGCATTAGCTCCTATCGCAATATCTGCTAGTCCTTCTCCAAGTATTCAGGTTAATGAGAAAGAAGACTCGGTTGCACCTTTTTTAAATGATTTAGATTCAAGAGATAAGATTCTTGTTTTGGAATTAAAATATGAAATTCCTAATTTTGAAAATTTTAACCAATATTCTTTATTTGTGAAAGAAAAAAATAATTTTTACTTAAAAGAAATACAAAAGTTAAATTTATCTGGAATTTCTTTAGAAATTAACCCTATATTCCCAGAGATATGAGTGAATTTTAGTTCTGAGAAAGAATATCAAAATATTGATTTCTATTATCAAAAACTTAAGAATTTATTTTTTATAAAAAATACTAAGGTTCCATATAAGAATTTATTGAAAAAAAATTGAATTCCTGATTATTTATTTGATACGCATATTGAATGAGTAAAAAAATATAGAACAGACAATAACTATTTCAGTGAACAATTAAAAATGGTAAAAGACTTAGAATTTCCATACTTTGAAGAGAATGTATACAAAATGCATAAAATGGAAATGGAAGTTGATGATTTTGGTTTTGAATTTCCATATTATCGTCAAAAACCTAAACCTAAAACAATAGAAACTAAACCTGCTGATTTTAAAGAAAAACCAAATTTTAAAATTGGTGTTTTAGAAGTTAACAATGTTTTTTACAGAAAGGATTTTTCTAGCGACAAAACTGATGAATTTAAAATAACAACAACAAATTATTTTAAACCAAGTGAAGATAGTTATTTTAATAAATATATCAAAACAAGAAATTGATTTTCGGATAATGAAGAAAAGAGACAACAATTTGATTTTAGTGAGAACAAAAATATTACTCACTCTGCAAATGTAACATCTATAATCAAAAACACTCTTTCAACTTACAGCAACGTTGAATTGGTGTATGCAAATTTTGGTGGTTTTGTTGAGGATGAGAATTCATATTTTATTAGAACCTTAAGAGGTGATAATAACATTACCAATAAAGAATGATCATTTTCTGGAAGTTCTTATAAAGAATGATTTAAAAGTATGGAATATTTATTAAATAATGATGTAAAAATAATAAACCATAGTTATTCATCAAACCGCAACTCATTTGATTTTTATTCAGGACAAGAAGAATTTTTAGATTATATTGCTTATAATTTCGGTGTTGTAAACGTGTTTTCTTCTAATAATAATGCCAGTTATGAAAGCACTATAGCTACTGGTGAGTTTTTCGATAATAATTATAAAAATTCAGCAAACTCTCTTTTCATCGGTTCAATCAATAAAAATAGTGTTTGAAGTAGTTTTAGTGGTTATAAAAATAACTATAAATTACCACATCAATTAGCTCCAATTGTTCTAGCTCCTGGAGAAAATTATAACTTTAGTTTCTTGAAAAATAATTCACAAAAAAACGGTAGTGGTACTAGTTATTCTGCTCCTTTAGTTGCTTCTCTATTGGGGAAATTATTTTCAGAAAATTCCAAGTTATTTAATGATAAAAATATATCTAAATTATTTTCATTGATAGCTTTATCTGCTGATAAATTAAACAACTTAGGATTTGATAAAGAAGGTTTTGGTTTATTCAACTTCGCAAAAATGTATGAATTATCAGATAAAGTTATTGACTTAAAAAACCTTGAAAGAATTTCAAATAAAAATGTTACTGACAAAATTTTTGTTGGAAATGATAAAAAAATAAGATTTTCACTTGCCTTTTTAAAAACAGTAGGTGTTAATAAAAATAAATTTGAATATGTTTATGATTGAAGAAAAAATTATGAAAATGAATATTTACAATATGTAAATGAATTTAAAATACCTAGAATTTACATTGAAAAGTTAGTTAATGGCAAATGAATAAAAATAAAAGATGTTAACTTTGCAGTATCTGAATATGTAAAACTAGATGATATTTCAATTAATGAAAACGGTTACATTCGTTTCGTTTTCGAAAATATGGACAGCCAAGCTAAAGGTTCATTAGTTTACGAATCCGTTGATAAAGGAGTCTAA
- a CDS encoding variable surface lipoprotein → MKKNIKIFNYFLAFSSFAAFPTIAVSCKNNDESILKKNLEISSSKTSHSFDKELFGNVSRKGNQYELQKLVRKVERDWDIDLNQLWNSITGKHTWADIFIDRFDPQQREKLLPWSSKIVNSNQQGRIVKNPEKVEIDNNYKETLMSLNNFLLKNINDLDVDQKLPKESFNNIFSGAFKYKIENPIRNVNDFFVNFVKLDSPEYLSDIWTNVFFANQYSEVEEYVSQMESTNAKDELMNNLLPKIKALFDNNADDMGTFSVAIIPTYNDNMYIRNMYYNYEKGNLIAKMSFLNNDEISENLSLLIVPVSYAPKYMNAFFPWTRWSLFDNLQYQSYRFANDVHYSRHLSSKFLDIDNFVVKNKRHLKFEGYDSEINIDVWLERPYMRSFEWTTLTYTANLYFDNLFYCYLDHFINGQSYTVENLSGEQLENKFVKFLSYKLQISELDTQNFFNKIKNFEKLNENEIPLLKKWVTQDFKDYDSEINLWWTY, encoded by the coding sequence ATGAAAAAAAATATAAAAATATTCAATTATTTTCTTGCTTTTTCTTCTTTTGCAGCATTTCCTACAATTGCGGTTTCGTGTAAAAACAACGATGAATCAATTTTGAAAAAAAATTTAGAAATTTCTTCAAGTAAAACTTCACATTCTTTTGATAAAGAGTTATTTGGAAACGTATCACGTAAAGGTAATCAATACGAACTTCAAAAACTAGTTAGAAAAGTAGAAAGAGACTGAGATATAGATCTTAATCAACTTTGAAACTCTATTACAGGAAAACACACTTGAGCGGACATATTCATCGATAGATTTGATCCACAGCAAAGAGAAAAACTATTACCTTGATCAAGTAAAATAGTAAATTCAAATCAGCAAGGTAGAATTGTTAAAAATCCTGAAAAAGTGGAAATTGATAATAATTATAAAGAAACATTAATGTCTTTAAATAACTTTTTGCTTAAAAATATTAATGATTTAGATGTAGATCAAAAATTACCTAAAGAATCTTTTAATAACATATTCTCTGGAGCATTTAAATACAAAATTGAAAACCCAATTCGAAATGTAAATGACTTTTTTGTGAACTTTGTTAAATTAGATTCTCCAGAATATTTAAGCGACATTTGAACAAATGTATTTTTTGCTAATCAATATAGTGAAGTTGAAGAATATGTATCTCAAATGGAATCAACAAATGCAAAAGATGAATTAATGAATAATCTTTTACCAAAAATAAAGGCTTTATTTGATAATAATGCAGATGACATGGGTACATTTTCTGTAGCAATAATTCCTACTTACAATGATAATATGTATATAAGAAATATGTATTACAACTATGAAAAAGGAAACTTAATTGCAAAGATGAGCTTTTTAAATAATGATGAAATTAGTGAAAATCTTAGCTTATTAATTGTTCCTGTTTCATATGCGCCAAAGTATATGAATGCATTTTTCCCTTGAACAAGATGGTCTTTATTTGATAATCTTCAATATCAGTCTTATCGTTTTGCAAATGATGTACATTATTCAAGACATTTAAGTTCTAAATTCTTAGATATTGACAATTTTGTTGTTAAAAATAAAAGACACCTAAAGTTTGAAGGATATGATTCAGAAATCAATATCGATGTTTGACTCGAAAGACCATATATGCGTTCTTTCGAATGAACAACGCTAACGTATACAGCAAATTTATACTTTGATAATCTTTTTTATTGTTATTTAGATCATTTCATTAACGGACAATCTTACACTGTAGAAAATCTTTCTGGAGAACAATTAGAAAATAAATTCGTTAAATTCTTAAGCTACAAACTTCAAATTAGCGAGTTAGACACTCAAAATTTCTTTAATAAAATTAAAAACTTTGAAAAATTAAACGAAAATGAAATTCCTTTATTAAAAAAATGAGTAACTCAAGATTTTAAAGATTATGATTCAGAAATCAATTTATGATGAACATATTAA